The Halalkalibaculum roseum genome window below encodes:
- a CDS encoding PAS domain S-box protein yields the protein MENKKYTYYGNQFKARVALAALKGTPLSELSEEHEVSEQEIKSWVKRLEDRAELIFLEEEEERSFPDTVDSEIRDYAALLRTTLEATPNGILVVDLDMNIIAYNNYCLKMWQVPEHVAAIGKLDKVMEYILPQLKYPEKYKEDFKSIYENPEAENRKILEFKDGRVFQRHSIPFLQSGEIKGRVTSFADITDFKQAQDKLERFSNLLNSITTNVNEGILRSTPEKGLIFVNDAFVRMFGYDSKKEVLQIKPEQFYADQKHRWELVEILKQKGKIRNEEVLFKRKDGSTFYGLENCTISKEGDQIYIDAVINDINERKITEEALRESEEKYRTILENIEDGYFETDLEGNFTFVNPAVSKILGYSESELLGMNNREYMDDENAKKVFSTFNEVFRNGVPQKGFDWMLQKSDGSKIYVEASFNLRRDAEGEPIGFRGIVRDITNRKEREEKIKDSLREKEVLLGEIHHRVKNNLAVISGLLYLQAEKTELEAGRNLLQQSQGRINSMALIHELLYENQNFSGIDPGKYIEQLINHISSNLNVRDKDIAISVQTADLQLDMNNAIPCALLINELLTNAYKYAFTGRDEGRISVTIYREEGYNHIEVKDDGVGIPDSYIRGEGEEGLGMSLVRILTQQLKGTLSIENDNGTQFRISFPAERDME from the coding sequence ATGGAAAATAAAAAATATACCTATTACGGCAATCAATTTAAGGCCAGGGTGGCTCTTGCAGCCTTAAAGGGCACGCCATTATCCGAATTGTCCGAGGAACATGAAGTGTCGGAGCAGGAAATAAAAAGTTGGGTAAAACGCCTGGAAGATAGAGCCGAATTGATTTTTCTGGAGGAAGAGGAGGAGAGGTCCTTCCCGGATACGGTGGATTCGGAAATCAGGGATTACGCTGCCCTTCTAAGAACGACTCTGGAGGCCACTCCAAACGGCATTCTGGTAGTTGATTTGGATATGAATATCATTGCTTACAACAACTACTGTCTTAAGATGTGGCAGGTGCCGGAACATGTAGCGGCTATCGGGAAGCTTGACAAGGTGATGGAATATATCTTGCCCCAATTGAAGTACCCGGAAAAGTATAAAGAAGATTTTAAAAGCATTTACGAGAATCCCGAGGCAGAAAACCGGAAGATACTGGAATTTAAAGACGGAAGAGTCTTCCAGAGGCACTCCATTCCATTCTTACAATCCGGTGAAATAAAAGGACGTGTAACGAGCTTTGCAGATATCACCGATTTTAAACAGGCCCAGGATAAACTTGAGCGATTCAGCAATTTGCTGAACTCTATTACCACCAATGTCAATGAAGGCATTTTAAGAAGTACTCCTGAAAAAGGACTGATATTTGTTAATGACGCTTTTGTAAGAATGTTCGGGTATGATTCGAAGAAAGAGGTACTTCAGATAAAACCGGAACAGTTTTATGCTGATCAGAAACACCGGTGGGAGCTGGTTGAAATACTGAAACAGAAAGGAAAGATCAGAAATGAAGAAGTACTTTTTAAGCGTAAAGACGGCTCTACATTCTATGGTCTTGAGAATTGTACCATCTCCAAAGAAGGAGACCAGATTTATATTGATGCTGTTATTAACGACATTAATGAGCGAAAGATAACGGAAGAAGCGTTACGAGAAAGTGAAGAGAAGTATCGTACTATTTTGGAAAATATTGAAGACGGATACTTTGAGACGGATCTGGAAGGTAATTTCACGTTTGTAAACCCGGCAGTATCAAAAATTCTAGGATATTCAGAAAGCGAGCTTCTGGGCATGAATAATCGGGAATACATGGACGATGAAAATGCAAAAAAAGTGTTCAGTACCTTTAACGAAGTCTTCAGAAACGGGGTGCCTCAAAAAGGATTTGACTGGATGCTACAGAAGAGCGACGGCAGCAAGATTTATGTAGAGGCTTCCTTCAATTTACGAAGAGATGCAGAGGGAGAACCCATTGGATTCAGGGGAATAGTCAGGGATATTACAAATCGTAAAGAGAGAGAGGAAAAGATCAAGGATTCCCTCCGTGAAAAGGAAGTACTGTTAGGTGAAATTCATCATCGTGTTAAAAATAATCTCGCAGTAATTTCGGGGTTGCTATATCTGCAAGCCGAAAAAACAGAACTTGAAGCCGGTCGGAACCTGCTGCAACAGAGCCAGGGTCGTATCAACTCAATGGCTTTAATTCATGAGCTGTTGTACGAGAATCAGAATTTTTCAGGCATTGATCCCGGCAAGTACATCGAACAGCTAATTAATCACATTAGCAGCAACCTGAATGTTAGGGATAAGGATATCGCCATTTCAGTTCAAACTGCCGATCTTCAACTGGATATGAATAATGCCATACCCTGTGCGCTGCTTATTAATGAATTGTTGACCAACGCCTATAAATATGCCTTTACCGGCAGGGACGAAGGTAGAATTTCTGTTACTATTTACCGTGAAGAGGGATACAATCATATCGAGGTTAAGGATGACGGCGTTGGTATTCCCGATTCCTATATCAGGGGTGAGGGTGAAGAGGGACTGGGTATGAGCTTGGTACGCATACTCACTCAGCAGTTAAAAGGCACCCTGTCTATTGAAAATGATAACGGTACCCAATTCAGGATCTCTTTCCCGGCCGAACGGGATATGGAATGA
- a CDS encoding SulP family inorganic anion transporter: MSKDNKKKKYSAENKSLLKRHIPISDWLPEYHLPDLKKDFRAGLTVGVLLIPQSMAYAIIAGLPAIYGLYASIIPLAIYAVFGTSRQLAIGPVAIISLLVATGVGSVAEAGTQEYISLAITLAFFVGITQILMGAFRLGFLMNFISSPVLSGFTSAAAFIIGASQLENLLGMDLPQSKYIYRTLSEVFSNWQEIHLLTFSVGMGAILIIWVMKKWKPSFPIQLVTVLAAIAGVWYFNLEESGVAIVGSVSEGFPKPIIPDILDFPFGPNFPFGPMAPTILAVAFLGFTQSIALAKTMVKRNPNYKVDSNQELYSLGLANMIGSLFQAYPVAGSFSRTIVNDENRAKTSISLVVSALLVTLTVLFLTPLIYYLPKTVLAAIILTAVPGLIDWEEVTFLWKVRRRELALLILTFVSTLAFGILEGIGIGVILSLIIVIYNSSHPNIVMLGRIPETDKYRDLERYPDAKTQSNTIIVRIDSTLYFANIEFMKEKLEELEIVSEKNLEQVIIDANGINEVDSSALHALRELIDEYHNRDIDVIFANVKGPVRDLFQRSGLVELLGEENFYLDINKAVSNLEEEVEVPSHLK, encoded by the coding sequence ATGAGCAAGGACAACAAAAAAAAGAAGTACTCGGCAGAGAATAAGTCGCTGCTGAAGCGCCACATTCCCATTTCTGACTGGCTGCCGGAATATCATCTTCCGGATCTCAAGAAAGACTTCCGTGCCGGTCTAACGGTCGGTGTTTTGCTTATCCCGCAGAGCATGGCCTATGCTATCATCGCCGGACTCCCGGCAATTTACGGGCTTTATGCCTCCATTATCCCACTTGCCATATACGCCGTTTTCGGTACCTCAAGACAGCTGGCTATCGGACCTGTAGCGATCATCTCCTTACTTGTTGCTACCGGTGTCGGAAGTGTTGCTGAAGCCGGTACCCAAGAATATATAAGTCTGGCAATCACGCTGGCATTTTTTGTCGGCATTACACAAATCTTGATGGGAGCTTTTCGCCTAGGCTTTCTTATGAACTTCATTTCAAGTCCGGTATTGAGCGGATTTACTTCAGCCGCTGCTTTTATCATCGGGGCAAGTCAACTTGAAAACCTGCTTGGAATGGATTTGCCCCAGAGCAAATACATCTATAGAACTCTTTCGGAGGTTTTCTCAAACTGGCAGGAAATTCATCTCCTTACCTTCAGTGTCGGCATGGGTGCTATACTTATCATTTGGGTCATGAAAAAGTGGAAACCTTCTTTTCCCATTCAGCTGGTTACTGTTTTAGCGGCGATCGCAGGGGTCTGGTATTTTAACCTCGAAGAATCCGGCGTAGCGATTGTAGGCAGTGTATCGGAGGGATTTCCCAAGCCTATCATACCCGACATTCTGGACTTTCCCTTTGGGCCGAACTTTCCATTCGGGCCTATGGCTCCAACCATTCTGGCGGTTGCCTTTCTGGGATTTACACAGTCTATAGCACTCGCCAAAACTATGGTTAAGCGGAATCCCAACTACAAAGTTGACTCCAACCAGGAGCTTTACAGCCTTGGACTGGCAAATATGATCGGATCTTTATTCCAGGCATATCCCGTGGCGGGAAGTTTTTCACGGACCATCGTTAACGATGAGAATCGTGCCAAGACCAGTATTTCTTTGGTGGTTAGCGCACTTTTGGTAACGCTTACCGTACTTTTTCTTACACCCCTGATCTACTATCTACCCAAAACGGTGCTGGCAGCAATTATTTTAACCGCCGTCCCCGGCCTCATTGACTGGGAAGAGGTCACTTTTCTTTGGAAAGTCAGACGACGGGAATTGGCATTACTCATCCTAACCTTTGTATCAACCCTGGCATTTGGCATTCTGGAGGGGATAGGAATCGGGGTGATCCTCTCACTCATTATCGTGATCTACAATAGCAGCCATCCCAATATCGTAATGCTGGGTCGTATCCCTGAAACAGACAAATACCGTGATCTTGAACGCTACCCCGATGCTAAAACCCAGAGCAATACCATTATCGTACGCATCGACTCAACCCTCTATTTTGCCAATATTGAGTTTATGAAAGAGAAACTGGAGGAGCTGGAAATTGTTAGCGAAAAAAATCTCGAACAGGTTATTATCGACGCCAACGGCATCAACGAAGTCGACTCCAGTGCCCTGCATGCCCTTAGGGAGCTTATCGACGAGTATCACAACCGGGATATCGACGTCATTTTTGCGAATGTGAAAGGTCCCGTTCGTGACCTCTTTCAACGTTCCGGACTGGTGGAGCTGCTAGGAGAGGAGAACTTTTACCTGGACATCAACAAGGCTGTTTCGAACCTTGAAGAAGAAGTGGAAGTACCTTCCCACCTCAAGTAG
- a CDS encoding RNA 2'-phosphotransferase — translation MNKEHLTEISKFLSFVLRHHPESIELELDEHGWAHIDSLIEKSGQEGKSLTREKLQYVIDNGTKNRFTVSEDGKYIRAGYGHSIDVNLSLTPQEPPNTLYHGTARKNLESIKKQGIHSGSRNFVHLSEHEEDAQTIGQRHGRPVVLSVEAGRMHRSGYPFYRSESEPGIWLVEKVPPKFIPH, via the coding sequence TTGAACAAAGAGCACCTCACCGAAATCAGCAAATTTCTGAGCTTCGTTTTGCGCCACCATCCCGAAAGCATCGAACTGGAACTGGATGAGCACGGTTGGGCGCATATTGACTCTTTAATTGAAAAATCCGGTCAGGAAGGAAAGTCACTCACCCGCGAGAAACTGCAGTATGTCATAGATAACGGTACCAAAAACCGCTTCACAGTTTCCGAAGACGGTAAGTATATCCGCGCGGGTTACGGTCACTCTATCGATGTGAATTTGTCCCTTACTCCACAAGAACCCCCGAATACACTCTATCATGGTACTGCACGCAAAAACCTTGAGAGCATTAAAAAACAGGGCATTCATTCAGGAAGCCGCAACTTTGTTCATCTCTCGGAGCATGAAGAGGACGCTCAAACCATCGGACAACGCCACGGGCGTCCGGTAGTGCTCTCCGTTGAGGCCGGAAGAATGCACCGGTCAGGATACCCTTTTTATCGATCGGAAAGCGAACCCGGGATTTGGCTGGTTGAGAAGGTGCCTCCCAAATTCATACCCCACTGA
- a CDS encoding carbonic anhydrase family protein has protein sequence MKVVNKISLWIYSALLFTFLIGCTSGNNSQTSSEETVPQVFTEEMQSETTPEEALEMLKTGNQRFVSGDLKYKDYRKQFEQTAKGQYPHSTVFACIDSRSSAEQFLDVGIGEIFKVRIAGNTVNEDVLGSMEFATQVAGSKVLAVIGHTSCGAVKGAIDDAELGHLTQLVDKIKPAMEQVPDSIQPRTSSNQEFVDMVTKNHIQNVLAEIQNRSEVISNQVESGSIKLVGGMYDLSTGEVTFFE, from the coding sequence ATGAAAGTTGTAAATAAGATAAGCCTTTGGATTTATTCAGCCTTACTTTTTACGTTCTTAATCGGTTGTACTTCGGGAAACAACAGTCAGACTTCTTCTGAAGAAACAGTACCACAGGTATTTACCGAAGAGATGCAGTCTGAAACCACTCCGGAAGAGGCATTGGAAATGCTAAAAACGGGGAATCAACGCTTTGTCAGCGGTGACCTAAAGTATAAGGATTACCGGAAGCAGTTTGAACAAACAGCGAAAGGGCAATACCCGCACTCTACCGTTTTTGCCTGTATTGACTCACGCTCTTCGGCGGAGCAATTTTTGGACGTGGGCATAGGAGAAATATTCAAGGTCCGAATCGCCGGAAATACCGTCAATGAGGATGTATTGGGCAGTATGGAATTTGCCACACAGGTGGCAGGAAGCAAGGTATTGGCAGTTATCGGCCACACCAGTTGTGGGGCGGTTAAGGGTGCAATCGACGATGCAGAACTGGGTCACCTTACTCAACTCGTCGATAAAATCAAGCCGGCCATGGAACAGGTACCTGATTCCATTCAACCCAGGACCAGTTCTAACCAGGAATTTGTAGATATGGTGACCAAAAATCATATTCAAAATGTACTGGCTGAAATACAAAACCGAAGTGAGGTTATAAGTAACCAGGTTGAGTCCGGTTCCATCAAACTGGTTGGCGGGATGTATGATCTCTCAACCGGAGAAGTAACGTTTTTCGAATAA
- a CDS encoding S9 family peptidase, which yields MNYSNFKTPLNTGRMWIFLLLALFISDAALAQQPKERLTPQHVAKTKSVGDVIMAPDGNRLAYTLTVQADPMKENKSAKRELYLMDLLSGESTPFVTTMSVSSVQFRPGNNALTFLGKRSGDNVNALYQISLEGGEPQKLFSFETSIAAYHWAPDGDHIAYMAADPSSVESSSELPYKPEIYEENLTQRRGYITNVTMSDHAPHRVALEGSIYQMKWSPNGEKIALAIAPTPLIDDYYMHQQVKIVDNHGEKVLAEVNHEGKLGQFEWSPNGNLLAMIAGADIHDPIDGRLFVVSAEGGTPNNIKPDFRGMFEHIQWANNNTLNYLASEGVWSSYGKINSDGSGMQTIVGNGGPNLGDFSRSNNATVAFVGDSPSHPSEIFLMKKGQKTPKRMTNSNDWLSNIEMGEQEVVTWTARDGKRLQGLLIHPVNATKDSTYPLVTVVHGGPESHYNNGWLTGYSQPGQVAAGKGYYVFYPNYRGSTGRGVNFAKSSQGDLAGAEFDDIVDGVDEFVEAGIAHPDKIGVTGGSYGGYATGWMATRYTDRFAAGVMFVGISNNISRWGTSDIPEELFPVHARKRIWEDYQFYLERSPIYYAGQAETPLLIMAGKEDTRVDPGQSYELYRHIKTRTDTPVRLVLYPGEGHGNTRSTARFDYNVRMMRWFDQYLKGEEQRPDTEIDVEAVDIQN from the coding sequence ATGAATTACTCAAATTTTAAGACCCCATTGAATACAGGCAGGATGTGGATCTTCCTGCTCTTAGCACTCTTTATCAGTGATGCCGCCCTGGCGCAACAACCAAAGGAGCGTTTAACCCCGCAACATGTTGCAAAAACCAAAAGTGTGGGCGACGTCATCATGGCGCCTGACGGTAACCGGCTGGCCTACACCCTCACGGTTCAGGCTGATCCGATGAAAGAGAACAAGTCTGCCAAAAGAGAGCTATATCTCATGGATCTGTTGAGCGGTGAGTCTACCCCGTTTGTAACCACAATGAGCGTAAGCTCCGTACAGTTTCGTCCCGGTAATAATGCCCTGACATTCCTGGGCAAAAGGTCGGGTGACAACGTAAATGCCCTGTACCAGATATCTCTCGAGGGAGGAGAACCTCAGAAACTATTCTCCTTTGAAACTTCCATCGCAGCGTATCACTGGGCACCCGATGGCGATCATATCGCCTACATGGCGGCTGATCCATCTTCCGTGGAGAGCAGCTCAGAACTTCCCTACAAGCCGGAAATTTATGAGGAGAACCTTACTCAAAGGCGCGGCTATATAACAAACGTTACTATGAGTGATCATGCACCGCATCGTGTGGCGCTCGAAGGATCGATCTACCAGATGAAATGGAGCCCGAATGGGGAAAAAATCGCCCTTGCCATTGCTCCTACACCCCTTATCGATGACTACTACATGCACCAGCAGGTGAAAATCGTGGATAACCACGGTGAAAAGGTACTGGCAGAAGTAAATCACGAAGGCAAACTGGGGCAATTCGAATGGAGTCCCAATGGAAACCTGCTCGCTATGATTGCAGGTGCCGACATTCATGATCCTATTGACGGCAGACTTTTCGTGGTTTCCGCAGAGGGTGGTACGCCCAACAACATTAAGCCCGATTTCCGGGGAATGTTTGAACACATACAGTGGGCAAATAACAATACCCTCAATTACCTCGCAAGCGAAGGCGTATGGTCTTCGTATGGCAAAATCAATAGTGACGGCTCCGGTATGCAGACCATTGTCGGCAACGGCGGACCGAATCTGGGTGACTTTTCAAGATCTAACAATGCAACTGTAGCTTTTGTCGGTGACAGTCCCTCTCATCCCTCAGAAATCTTTTTGATGAAAAAGGGTCAAAAGACACCGAAAAGAATGACCAACAGCAACGACTGGCTTAGCAATATTGAAATGGGCGAGCAGGAAGTCGTAACCTGGACAGCCAGGGACGGCAAAAGGTTGCAAGGCCTGTTAATTCATCCCGTCAATGCGACCAAAGACAGCACTTATCCGCTTGTGACAGTAGTTCATGGCGGACCCGAAAGCCACTACAATAACGGGTGGTTGACCGGCTACTCGCAGCCCGGACAGGTAGCAGCAGGCAAAGGCTATTACGTATTCTATCCCAACTACCGTGGAAGTACAGGCAGGGGCGTAAACTTTGCCAAAAGCAGCCAGGGAGACCTTGCCGGGGCAGAATTCGATGATATCGTAGACGGAGTCGACGAGTTCGTAGAAGCGGGTATCGCACACCCTGATAAAATAGGAGTCACAGGCGGCTCTTACGGCGGATATGCTACAGGCTGGATGGCAACCCGCTATACCGATCGATTTGCTGCAGGTGTGATGTTTGTCGGTATAAGCAATAACATCTCAAGATGGGGCACCAGCGATATTCCTGAGGAGCTCTTCCCCGTGCATGCCCGAAAGCGTATCTGGGAAGATTATCAATTTTACCTGGAGCGGAGCCCAATTTATTATGCCGGACAGGCAGAAACACCCTTGCTGATTATGGCCGGAAAAGAAGATACCAGAGTTGATCCGGGTCAGTCATACGAACTATATCGCCATATCAAAACCCGTACTGATACTCCGGTCAGGCTGGTGCTCTATCCGGGTGAAGGCCATGGCAACACCCGCTCTACCGCCCGATTTGATTATAACGTTCGTATGATGCGCTGGTTCGATCAGTACCTTAAAGGCGAAGAGCAGCGTCCTGATACCGAAATTGACGTGGAGGCAGTTGATATTCAGAACTAA
- a CDS encoding YgaP family membrane protein translates to MKKNMGFADRTIRSLLALLMIALYYFEVISGTLGIVLIAISVIFLLTSLVSFCPLYAPFGLSTSKTESES, encoded by the coding sequence ATGAAAAAGAATATGGGATTTGCCGATCGTACTATTAGAAGCTTGTTGGCGCTGTTAATGATTGCCCTTTACTATTTTGAAGTAATTTCGGGTACCCTTGGTATCGTGTTAATTGCTATATCGGTAATCTTTTTACTAACAAGCTTGGTGAGCTTTTGTCCTCTTTATGCGCCGTTTGGGTTGAGTACCAGCAAAACGGAGTCGGAGTCTTAA